In Vibrio diazotrophicus, the following proteins share a genomic window:
- a CDS encoding YecH family metal-binding protein: MEQHIHAHKILNQLKVQPMTEEQLRQFIAAEFGTQVLFRTCKLSGMDTDTVLEFFQAKQKVIIKDGVWHLNLAEICQH; the protein is encoded by the coding sequence GTGGAACAACACATTCATGCTCATAAAATTTTGAATCAGTTGAAGGTACAGCCTATGACTGAAGAGCAACTGCGTCAGTTTATTGCTGCTGAATTTGGCACCCAAGTGCTTTTCCGTACCTGCAAACTTTCTGGCATGGATACCGATACTGTGCTTGAGTTCTTTCAGGCAAAGCAGAAAGTGATCATTAAAGATGGTGTATGGCACTTAAATCTGGCAGAGATTTGTCAGCATTAA
- a CDS encoding YhgN family NAAT transporter, whose protein sequence is MDILSAATLLFLIMDPLGNLPIFLSILKHIDAKRRRIVLIREMLFALAILMLFLFAGQSIMDFLHVQPETLSISGGIILFIIAIKMIFPSAGSITGLAAGEEPFIVPLAIPLIAGPTVIATLLLLSSQNPTQLLELSAAVMIAWTGTSVILMFNGFFHKILGERGLKAVERLMGLLLVMISTQMFLDGIKSYVGL, encoded by the coding sequence ATGGACATCCTATCTGCCGCTACCTTGTTATTTCTCATCATGGATCCATTGGGCAACTTGCCTATCTTCTTATCGATCCTAAAACACATTGACGCCAAGCGCAGACGTATTGTTCTGATTCGGGAGATGCTGTTCGCTCTCGCGATTTTGATGCTGTTCTTGTTTGCTGGTCAGTCAATAATGGACTTCCTGCATGTCCAGCCTGAAACACTGAGTATTTCTGGGGGCATTATTCTTTTCATCATCGCGATTAAGATGATTTTCCCTAGCGCAGGCAGTATTACGGGGCTTGCTGCAGGGGAAGAACCTTTTATTGTGCCTTTAGCTATTCCTTTGATTGCGGGACCTACCGTGATTGCAACTCTGCTGTTACTCTCTAGTCAAAACCCGACTCAGCTGTTAGAGCTGTCTGCGGCTGTCATGATTGCCTGGACGGGAACTTCCGTCATTCTGATGTTTAATGGATTCTTCCATAAAATTCTGGGAGAGCGTGGTTTGAAAGCGGTTGAGAGGTTGATGGGTTTATTGCTGGTGATGATTTCTACGCAGATGTTCCTCGACGGTATAAAAAGCTACGTTGGTCTTTAG
- a CDS encoding lysoplasmalogenase, with protein MGMLGWISALISGFISISAFESNKAKLAVVFNTLCLGLLSLMLLLSIIGNQQDDWSVAPLWVLAGLVVSVVADIYRIQQKQAKACFSAFLVVQLFYSKAFWIQLTGPMIWWLPALLIAASIVAFFLLLPQIDTLIFPVTIMGMMLLQMTWASGEVWITTPTHASLLGFIGSLSFIVSTIILAIHDYRQPLRYGKTLIGGSYLLAQALIVASVVI; from the coding sequence ATAGGCATGTTGGGCTGGATTTCGGCTTTAATATCTGGATTTATCAGCATATCTGCGTTTGAAAGCAATAAAGCGAAGCTGGCTGTGGTGTTCAATACACTGTGTTTAGGTCTGTTATCGTTGATGCTGTTATTGTCGATAATAGGTAATCAGCAAGATGATTGGTCGGTAGCACCTTTATGGGTTCTTGCCGGTTTGGTCGTTTCTGTGGTTGCAGATATTTATAGAATTCAGCAAAAGCAGGCTAAAGCTTGTTTTAGCGCTTTTCTCGTCGTACAGCTCTTTTATAGCAAAGCGTTTTGGATACAACTTACCGGGCCGATGATCTGGTGGTTACCTGCTTTGCTCATTGCCGCAAGTATTGTGGCGTTTTTCCTCTTGTTACCTCAAATCGATACTCTTATTTTTCCTGTAACCATTATGGGAATGATGTTACTCCAGATGACATGGGCATCAGGGGAAGTTTGGATTACCACTCCAACACACGCATCTTTGCTCGGTTTTATCGGTAGCTTAAGTTTTATCGTTTCGACAATCATTCTCGCTATCCATGATTATCGACAGCCTTTGCGCTATGGCAAAACCTTAATCGGTGGAAGCTATCTACTCGCCCAAGCGCTAATTGTTGCCTCCGTTGTTATTTAA